The proteins below come from a single Marinobacter bohaiensis genomic window:
- a CDS encoding GAK system ATP-grasp enzyme codes for MTNTRIAVIGTPGKWSTEVLADHLEQRTGFRCVVDMADVVLELETGRLRYRDTVLNDLDGVIIKKISEVYSPAADDRIRMLASLEADGVRCFSRPEQVGRLINRLEGTAALAAGGVALPTTRVTENVAEALDVIDSFGKAILKPLYSTKARGMVVLETADGEAVNTQKLDAFKTEHGLFYLQQFVNLGGQDLGMVFLGGKYLCTYARVGDAGAWNTTIHSGGNYQAYEPGPELIELGHRAQACFDLSFTTVDIALTDAGPVVFEVSAFGGFSGAQKGCGIDAAGKLCDHVLAELGAGA; via the coding sequence GTGACTAACACGCGCATTGCGGTCATCGGAACACCCGGCAAATGGTCGACCGAGGTGCTGGCCGATCACCTGGAACAACGCACCGGGTTCCGCTGCGTCGTCGATATGGCCGACGTGGTCCTGGAGCTGGAAACGGGGCGGCTGCGCTACCGGGACACTGTGCTCAACGATCTCGACGGCGTCATCATCAAGAAGATCAGTGAGGTCTATTCCCCGGCGGCGGACGACCGTATCCGCATGCTCGCCAGCCTGGAGGCCGATGGCGTGCGTTGTTTCAGCCGCCCGGAGCAGGTTGGGCGACTGATCAATCGCCTGGAAGGCACGGCGGCGCTGGCGGCCGGCGGGGTGGCCCTGCCCACCACCCGGGTGACCGAAAACGTGGCCGAGGCCCTGGACGTGATCGACTCGTTCGGCAAGGCGATTCTCAAACCGCTCTATTCCACCAAGGCCCGGGGCATGGTGGTGCTGGAGACGGCCGACGGTGAGGCCGTGAACACGCAGAAGCTGGACGCGTTCAAGACCGAGCACGGCCTGTTCTACCTGCAGCAGTTCGTCAACCTGGGCGGCCAGGACCTGGGGATGGTGTTTCTGGGCGGTAAGTACCTGTGCACCTATGCCCGTGTCGGCGATGCCGGCGCCTGGAACACCACGATCCACAGCGGCGGCAATTACCAGGCCTACGAGCCCGGCCCGGAGTTGATCGAGCTTGGTCACAGGGCCCAGGCGTGTTTTGACCTGAGCTTTACCACCGTGGATATCGCGCTGACCGACGCCGGCCCGGTGGTGTTCGAGGTGTCCGCATTCGGCGGCTTCAGTGGCGCGCAGAAGGGTTGCGGCATCGATGCGGCCGGGAAGCTGTGTGACCACGTCCTGGCCGAACTGGGGGCGGGGGCATGA
- a CDS encoding aminoglycoside phosphotransferase family protein — protein sequence MNRKGYRKTLQEKVELSVAMDVRRRKVDGPGFQQAKSLERLARLLDQLGQACLDFTDIRALRAAPDKHFKPYAKLIRRIRKSLALVLINPEDANTRQGLKLGRRVAKLTASLDEVSGPADSDPGQVLHFQIHRMIHLLSEIADALLAANFGPAVRLQNYKQLRNAAHAFADESDSFGVERLALTRSGSTIAALRAEHEASSEVMAVYKEGQASKVLEEISGVDQWKKVYPKVAPSVISHNVEHEDELGSMVIEHLPGRTLESLLLNSQWDLAGILVNKLGKTLRKIWKSSSTREHAEPGYMQQLRKRLPETRQTHPDLFSEAQTICGLVRPDFNQLVDRAENLENRVRAPFSVLIHGDFNVDNLIYDELKDRIYFIDLHRASYSDYVQDLSVLMVSIYRLPLLDESARTEMRALVSQLYRFARRFAKSRDDASFDTRLAVALARSFATSTRFIYDKRFARRLALRASFLLESVTRLNPDKLETYRLPLEDIFSD from the coding sequence GTGAATCGCAAGGGTTACAGAAAAACCCTGCAGGAGAAAGTCGAGCTGTCGGTGGCGATGGATGTGCGCCGCCGCAAAGTCGACGGCCCGGGCTTCCAGCAGGCCAAGTCCCTCGAGCGCCTGGCCCGCTTGCTCGACCAGCTCGGTCAGGCCTGTCTCGATTTCACCGACATCCGGGCGCTGCGCGCCGCCCCGGACAAGCATTTCAAACCCTACGCCAAGCTGATTCGCCGCATTCGCAAATCCCTCGCGCTGGTTCTCATCAACCCGGAGGATGCCAATACCCGTCAGGGGCTCAAGCTCGGGCGCCGCGTGGCCAAGTTGACGGCCAGTCTGGATGAGGTTTCCGGCCCGGCGGACAGTGACCCCGGCCAGGTCCTGCATTTCCAGATCCATCGCATGATCCATCTGCTGAGCGAGATAGCCGACGCCCTGCTGGCGGCCAATTTCGGGCCGGCGGTGCGGCTGCAGAACTACAAGCAACTCAGGAACGCGGCCCATGCCTTTGCCGATGAGAGCGACAGTTTCGGCGTCGAGCGGCTGGCGCTGACCCGCAGTGGCAGCACCATCGCCGCCTTGCGGGCCGAGCACGAAGCGTCCAGCGAGGTCATGGCGGTCTACAAGGAAGGGCAGGCCAGCAAGGTCCTGGAAGAGATTTCCGGGGTGGACCAGTGGAAAAAGGTCTACCCGAAAGTTGCGCCCTCGGTCATTTCCCACAACGTCGAGCACGAGGACGAGTTGGGCTCCATGGTGATCGAACACCTGCCCGGCCGGACTCTGGAATCGCTCTTGCTCAACAGTCAGTGGGACCTGGCGGGCATCCTGGTGAACAAGCTCGGCAAGACGCTGCGGAAAATCTGGAAAAGCTCGTCGACCCGCGAGCATGCAGAGCCCGGCTACATGCAGCAGCTGCGCAAACGCCTGCCGGAAACCCGGCAAACCCATCCGGACCTGTTCAGCGAGGCGCAGACGATCTGCGGCCTGGTGCGCCCCGATTTCAACCAGTTGGTGGACCGCGCCGAGAACCTGGAGAATCGGGTCCGGGCGCCGTTTTCCGTGCTGATTCATGGCGACTTCAACGTCGACAACCTGATCTACGACGAACTCAAGGACCGCATCTATTTCATCGACCTACACCGCGCGTCCTATTCCGATTACGTGCAGGACCTGTCGGTGTTGATGGTCTCCATCTATCGCCTGCCCCTTCTGGACGAGTCAGCGCGTACCGAGATGAGGGCGCTGGTCAGCCAGCTCTACCGGTTTGCGCGCCGGTTCGCCAAAAGCCGGGATGACGCCAGTTTCGATACCCGTCTGGCGGTTGCCCTGGCGCGCTCGTTCGCCACGTCCACCCGATTCATCTACGACAAACGCTTCGCCCGGCGGCTGGCCTTGCGGGCGAGTTTCCTGCTGGAAAGCGTGACGCGACTGAATCCCGATAAACTTGAAACATACCGGCTCCCCCTGGAGGACATTTTCAGTGACTAA
- a CDS encoding amphi-Trp domain-containing protein: protein MKSKTKFSHDSLLDRQSAKDLLVALGNAVKKGQLEFEESEGDLVLSPNKLLQVSVRASDEGDKQEVEVKLKWRTRAKEVSDTAPKIK from the coding sequence TTGAAGTCGAAAACCAAGTTCAGCCACGACTCACTGCTGGATCGCCAGTCCGCCAAGGACCTGTTGGTGGCGCTGGGCAATGCGGTGAAGAAGGGTCAACTCGAGTTCGAAGAGAGCGAGGGCGATCTGGTGTTGTCTCCGAACAAACTGCTGCAGGTCTCCGTGCGTGCCAGCGACGAGGGCGACAAGCAGGAAGTGGAGGTCAAGCTGAAGTGGCGGACCAGGGCCAAAGAGGTTTCGGATACGGCGCCTAAGATCAAGTGA
- a CDS encoding HprK-related kinase B: MINLLDDSAIARARSGCTSALCLTFNGLKVRLLTNNPSILDYLVGYFSGLTDSQAVQKELRVFLIDGEPDTGAVDWTPVQRSKVSRLGLKEAYVDTHDGRWIHKVRTGLVMFQSLVDPVVMGDLLANRSQVVNFINNQFLNHYQRQGYLLGHASAFDIEGRTTAIAASSGGGKSTLMLKALETPGARFLSNDRILFKAEGGAVRVLGVAKHPRVNPGTLMHSERLRSILPAAEQKRFAGMPTGELWAIEQKYDVLIPAAYGDGKTALSGTLRNLVLLDWSLDDPAPTELGPVDIEQSPHALDGLRKSPGPFFQNAEGVFPPEQSPAADVYADRLPGVQVLQLTGRVDFDRAVELLHQWGLL; encoded by the coding sequence ATGATCAATCTGCTGGACGATAGCGCCATCGCCCGCGCCAGGTCCGGGTGCACGTCGGCGCTGTGTTTGACCTTCAATGGCCTCAAGGTTCGGCTGCTGACCAACAACCCGTCGATACTCGACTACCTGGTCGGCTATTTTTCCGGCCTGACCGACAGCCAGGCCGTCCAGAAAGAACTGCGGGTCTTCCTGATCGACGGCGAGCCGGATACGGGCGCGGTCGACTGGACGCCGGTCCAGCGCAGCAAGGTGAGCCGGCTAGGGCTGAAGGAGGCCTATGTGGATACGCACGACGGCCGCTGGATCCACAAGGTGCGCACGGGCCTGGTGATGTTCCAGTCGTTGGTCGACCCCGTCGTCATGGGTGATCTGCTGGCCAACCGCTCGCAGGTGGTCAACTTCATCAACAACCAGTTCCTCAACCACTACCAGCGACAGGGTTACCTGCTGGGGCACGCGTCGGCGTTCGACATCGAGGGCCGTACGACGGCCATCGCCGCCAGCTCCGGCGGCGGCAAGTCCACGCTGATGCTCAAGGCCCTGGAGACGCCGGGGGCCCGATTCCTGTCCAACGACCGGATCCTGTTCAAAGCGGAGGGCGGCGCCGTGCGGGTGCTGGGGGTGGCCAAGCACCCACGGGTCAATCCCGGCACCCTGATGCACTCGGAGCGGTTGCGGTCGATCCTGCCGGCGGCGGAACAGAAGCGGTTTGCGGGCATGCCCACCGGTGAGCTGTGGGCGATTGAGCAGAAGTACGACGTGCTGATTCCCGCGGCCTATGGTGACGGCAAGACCGCGCTGTCCGGAACGCTCAGAAATCTGGTGCTGCTGGACTGGTCCCTGGACGATCCGGCGCCCACGGAGCTGGGTCCTGTCGACATCGAACAGTCGCCACATGCGCTGGACGGCCTGCGCAAAAGCCCCGGGCCCTTCTTCCAGAATGCGGAGGGTGTGTTTCCGCCGGAACAGAGCCCGGCGGCGGACGTTTACGCCGATCGTCTGCCCGGCGTGCAGGTGCTGCAGCTGACCGGCCGGGTCGACTTTGATCGGGCCGTTGAATTGCTCCACCAGTGGGGGCTGCTCTGA
- a CDS encoding histidine phosphatase family protein, which produces MAAMALIRHGAYEQLAGTPSALQPYPLTDAGIEEVRAQARQFGDWLAGSGYRLAPEIHCSTLLRAWQTAEIYREELAAFFAGPAVTCSFAALCERSVGAVANLSVAEIERIVALDPRLEPLPEGWKSTSDFRLPFDGAESLLEAGARVADHLRSLPITDAEQRIQLVVGHGASIRHGVYHLNVIKFSDVKRFSMFYGHPVVFEAQAQGWTRIYGHWKNRRTSEPID; this is translated from the coding sequence ATGGCCGCCATGGCCCTGATTCGACACGGCGCGTACGAACAGCTCGCCGGCACGCCCAGCGCGCTTCAGCCGTACCCGTTGACCGACGCGGGGATTGAAGAGGTGCGGGCGCAGGCGCGCCAGTTCGGCGACTGGCTCGCCGGATCGGGCTATCGTCTGGCACCGGAAATCCACTGCTCAACCCTTCTGCGAGCCTGGCAGACCGCTGAAATCTATCGAGAAGAGCTGGCGGCGTTCTTTGCCGGGCCGGCGGTGACGTGCAGCTTTGCCGCGCTCTGCGAACGCAGCGTCGGCGCCGTGGCCAACCTGAGCGTCGCCGAGATTGAGCGCATTGTCGCGCTCGATCCGCGTCTGGAACCGCTGCCTGAGGGCTGGAAGTCCACCAGTGATTTCCGGCTGCCGTTCGATGGCGCGGAATCCCTGCTGGAAGCCGGTGCCCGGGTGGCCGATCACTTGAGATCCCTGCCCATTACAGACGCCGAGCAGCGCATCCAACTGGTCGTGGGCCACGGGGCATCGATCCGCCACGGGGTCTATCATTTAAATGTAATAAAGTTCAGCGACGTTAAACGATTCAGCATGTTCTACGGTCATCCGGTCGTTTTCGAGGCGCAGGCGCAAGGCTGGACGCGTATATACGGACACTGGAAGAACCGACGCACATCCGAACCAATCGACTAG
- a CDS encoding metallophosphoesterase family protein, with amino-acid sequence MASPDFIPKVSDHRFHSAVLSRLPTEWEPWPDDQTSVNHDDALNTFIKRSRKKTFAWPKKPVVFVSDPHADAEAFEASLIAAGVIDRDGANLCEYQLTRFGRKAEIIVGGDCLDKGPSNLALLRSLAHLYRLKADVTLLAGNHDLRLLMGLLVLEREKDAGSQHLFVRMGRKVVPLFREVFDQYLVNTNWSRGMPSEAECRQALFPDEDWFENFPYFAAGFLTAEGIDREIGKMAVKSREFEAHCTDAGLSLQQVYAAAMKCRSLFLKDSGEFHWFFRKMRLVKQRGSFLFLHAGLDDHMAELLAKRGVKHANRAFKKNLMTQHLFSFYYGSLANTFRTKYRAVDLPLTERGSKAARQAGIQVLVHGHVNHHAGQRISLQQGLVHIEADITLDAHSREREGLDGLGVGVTLIDRKRGVVGLSGDYPRAKVFKPGRKGRLKGA; translated from the coding sequence ATGGCATCCCCCGATTTCATTCCCAAGGTCAGCGACCACCGATTTCACAGCGCCGTCCTGAGCCGCCTGCCTACGGAATGGGAACCCTGGCCCGACGATCAGACGTCCGTGAATCACGACGACGCGCTCAACACGTTCATCAAACGCTCCCGCAAGAAAACCTTCGCCTGGCCCAAAAAGCCGGTGGTGTTCGTTTCCGACCCCCACGCCGACGCCGAAGCGTTCGAAGCCTCACTGATCGCCGCGGGGGTGATCGATCGGGACGGCGCCAACCTGTGTGAATACCAACTGACCAGGTTTGGTCGCAAGGCGGAAATCATCGTGGGCGGCGACTGTCTGGACAAGGGGCCCAGCAACCTCGCGCTGCTGCGCAGCCTGGCCCATTTGTACCGGCTCAAGGCGGATGTGACCCTGCTGGCCGGCAACCACGATCTGCGTCTGCTCATGGGGCTGCTGGTGCTGGAGCGGGAAAAGGACGCCGGCAGCCAGCACCTGTTTGTGCGCATGGGGCGCAAAGTGGTTCCCCTGTTCCGGGAGGTGTTTGACCAGTACCTCGTCAATACGAACTGGAGCCGCGGGATGCCGTCGGAGGCGGAGTGTCGGCAGGCGCTGTTCCCGGATGAGGACTGGTTTGAGAACTTCCCGTACTTTGCCGCCGGCTTCCTGACCGCTGAGGGCATCGACCGGGAGATCGGAAAAATGGCGGTCAAGAGTCGGGAGTTCGAAGCGCATTGCACGGACGCTGGACTTTCCCTGCAGCAGGTCTACGCGGCGGCCATGAAGTGCCGCTCGCTGTTTCTCAAGGACTCCGGGGAGTTCCACTGGTTTTTCCGCAAGATGAGGCTGGTCAAACAGCGCGGGTCGTTCCTCTTCCTCCACGCAGGGCTGGACGATCATATGGCCGAGCTTCTGGCCAAGCGGGGCGTCAAACACGCGAACCGGGCCTTCAAGAAAAACCTGATGACACAGCACCTGTTCAGTTTCTACTATGGCTCGCTGGCCAACACCTTCCGCACCAAATACCGTGCGGTGGACCTGCCGCTGACCGAGCGCGGGTCCAAGGCCGCCAGGCAGGCCGGGATCCAGGTCCTGGTGCATGGCCATGTCAACCACCACGCCGGCCAGCGCATATCGCTGCAGCAGGGGCTGGTGCACATCGAGGCCGATATTACGCTGGACGCCCATTCCCGGGAACGTGAAGGCCTGGACGGTCTCGGGGTCGGGGTAACGCTGATCGACCGCAAGCGCGGGGTGGTGGGCCTAAGCGGTGACTACCCGCGCGCCAAGGTCTTCAAGCCCGGCCGCAAGGGACGACTGAAGGGAGCCTGA
- a CDS encoding cupin domain-containing protein, producing MSIQCVQKLQLSSLAEGTKAETPAEALLSGHGDVTTYFGFASENGKTVSGIWSSEAFSKKKSHPDEMEFCYLIEGTVKLTDSEGNSQEFSAGEALVVTPGFDGIWESVTHVKKYFVITKCS from the coding sequence GTGAGTATTCAATGTGTTCAAAAGCTGCAGCTCTCTTCCCTCGCCGAAGGCACCAAAGCTGAAACGCCGGCGGAAGCCTTGCTATCCGGTCATGGAGACGTAACGACTTACTTTGGTTTTGCCTCGGAGAACGGCAAGACAGTGAGTGGCATCTGGTCATCCGAAGCATTTAGCAAAAAGAAGTCCCACCCGGATGAAATGGAGTTTTGTTACCTGATTGAGGGCACGGTGAAGCTCACCGATTCCGAAGGCAACAGTCAGGAGTTTTCCGCTGGCGAGGCTCTGGTAGTAACTCCGGGATTCGACGGTATCTGGGAATCAGTCACGCACGTCAAGAAGTACTTCGTGATCACCAAGTGCTCGTAG
- a CDS encoding DoxX family protein yields MNNAFVKALFHSNAGFAALILRVPVGLTLAAHGAQKLFGWFGGYGLEGTGQWMASIGLEPGYLMALMSGSAEFFGGLALFLGLLTRPAALVTAFTMLVAIFAVHIGNGLFMANNGYEYALALFAVTVSLTLQGGGRFALDNLIHKAL; encoded by the coding sequence ATGAACAACGCATTTGTTAAAGCCCTGTTTCACTCCAATGCCGGTTTCGCCGCTCTGATCCTGCGGGTGCCCGTGGGTCTGACCCTGGCGGCCCACGGGGCCCAGAAACTGTTCGGCTGGTTTGGCGGCTACGGCCTGGAAGGCACCGGTCAGTGGATGGCGAGCATCGGTCTGGAGCCGGGCTACCTGATGGCGCTGATGTCCGGCAGTGCCGAATTCTTCGGCGGTCTGGCGCTGTTCCTGGGGCTGCTGACACGCCCCGCGGCGCTGGTGACGGCCTTCACCATGCTGGTCGCCATCTTTGCGGTCCACATCGGAAACGGCCTGTTCATGGCCAACAACGGCTACGAATACGCCCTGGCGCTGTTCGCCGTCACCGTATCACTGACTCTTCAGGGTGGTGGCCGGTTCGCACTGGATAACCTGATCCACAAGGCGCTCTGA
- a CDS encoding GAK system CofD-like protein: MAKQRSSCTRLNVPRGLAKGNDLRLARYRKAPELGPRLLFFSGGTALRSFSEVLARYTHNSIHLVTPFDSGGSSAELRKAFAMPAVGDLRARLLSLADDSVTGHPEIAALFSHRLGKSRSPAALQQSLEALACGKHPLLKAIADPMRSLIQSYIAAFHDHMPESFDLAGASVGNLILTGGYLIHNRSLDPIAFLFGQLIKTRGTVRTTTDADLQLKVTLENGRTLNGQHRFTGKETAEIDSPIRSIQLSGEADDVDTEGVSRVGKETRKLIDAAELIVFPPGSFYSSVIANLLPKGVSKAVNRNPAPRVYVPSLGTDLETLGMTLVDQVRVLGEHLSSKAPADASARPGVDFLLFDSQLLTVSDEQLEKITREMGVQVIDVDLATDDPESHRYDDVKLAEALLGLT; the protein is encoded by the coding sequence ATGGCAAAACAGCGTTCTTCATGCACCCGCCTGAACGTGCCCCGGGGACTGGCCAAAGGTAACGACCTGCGTCTGGCCCGCTACCGCAAGGCACCAGAGCTAGGCCCCAGGCTTCTTTTCTTCAGCGGCGGCACGGCGCTACGCAGCTTTTCCGAAGTGCTGGCGCGCTACACCCATAACTCGATTCATCTTGTCACACCTTTCGATTCAGGTGGTAGTTCCGCCGAACTGCGCAAAGCCTTCGCCATGCCCGCCGTGGGCGACCTGCGGGCCCGACTGCTGTCCCTGGCGGACGACTCGGTCACCGGTCATCCCGAGATCGCCGCCCTGTTCTCGCACCGACTGGGCAAAAGCCGGAGCCCGGCGGCCCTGCAACAGAGCCTGGAGGCCCTGGCCTGCGGCAAGCACCCGCTGCTCAAGGCCATTGCCGACCCCATGCGTTCGCTGATCCAGAGCTACATTGCCGCCTTCCACGACCACATGCCGGAGAGCTTCGACCTGGCAGGGGCCAGCGTCGGCAATCTGATCCTCACCGGCGGGTACCTGATCCACAACCGCTCCCTGGACCCGATTGCCTTCCTGTTCGGCCAGTTGATCAAGACCCGTGGAACCGTGCGCACGACGACGGACGCGGACCTGCAACTCAAGGTGACGCTGGAGAACGGACGCACACTCAACGGCCAACACCGGTTCACCGGCAAGGAAACCGCGGAGATCGACTCGCCCATCCGCTCCATCCAGCTTTCCGGCGAGGCGGACGACGTTGATACCGAGGGCGTGTCGCGGGTCGGCAAGGAAACCCGCAAACTGATCGACGCCGCCGAACTCATCGTCTTCCCGCCCGGCAGTTTCTACAGCAGCGTCATCGCCAACCTGCTGCCCAAGGGCGTCTCCAAGGCCGTGAACAGGAACCCGGCGCCCCGCGTCTATGTGCCCAGCCTGGGCACGGATCTCGAAACCCTGGGCATGACCCTGGTCGACCAGGTCCGGGTGCTCGGTGAACACCTGTCGAGCAAAGCCCCCGCGGACGCGTCAGCTCGCCCGGGGGTCGATTTCCTGCTGTTCGACTCGCAGCTGCTGACCGTGTCGGACGAACAGCTTGAGAAGATCACACGTGAGATGGGCGTGCAGGTCATCGACGTTGATCTGGCGACGGACGATCCGGAGTCACACCGCTACGATGACGTGAAGCTGGCCGAGGCGCTGCTCGGACTGACCTGA
- a CDS encoding DODA-type extradiol aromatic ring-opening family dioxygenase — MSTQTDVLFISHGGGPMPLLGDPGHREMVDTLTQIAGKLRKPSAILVISAHWEESVPTITAGGHPSLIYDYYGFPPESYEIRYPSPGEPALAGQIAAALERAGLPARLDRERGFDHGLFVPLKLMYPDADIPCVQLSLVNTLDAETHLAMGRALQALDYENLLVIGSGFSFHNMRAFYSAVSSDDEARNQAFEAWLEETCSDPAMPESQREDRLAHWDQAPHARFCHPREEHLMPLHVCYGLAGKASDEHLSAQILGKMSGMYYWQVGGRN, encoded by the coding sequence ATGAGCACGCAAACCGATGTCCTGTTTATTTCCCACGGGGGCGGGCCCATGCCGCTGCTGGGTGATCCCGGTCACCGCGAGATGGTGGACACGCTGACGCAGATCGCGGGCAAGCTGCGCAAGCCTTCGGCGATCCTGGTGATCAGCGCGCACTGGGAAGAGTCGGTGCCGACTATCACGGCGGGTGGACACCCCTCGCTGATCTACGACTACTACGGCTTTCCGCCGGAATCCTACGAGATCCGGTACCCGAGCCCGGGCGAGCCGGCGTTGGCCGGTCAGATCGCAGCGGCGCTGGAACGGGCGGGGCTGCCGGCCCGTCTGGACCGTGAGCGGGGCTTTGATCACGGGCTGTTTGTGCCGCTCAAGCTGATGTACCCGGATGCGGACATTCCCTGTGTGCAACTGTCCCTGGTCAACACGCTGGACGCCGAGACCCATCTGGCCATGGGCCGCGCGTTGCAGGCGCTGGATTATGAAAACCTTCTCGTGATTGGATCGGGATTTTCGTTCCACAACATGCGCGCCTTTTATTCGGCGGTTTCATCGGACGACGAGGCCCGCAACCAGGCGTTCGAAGCCTGGCTGGAAGAGACCTGCAGCGATCCCGCCATGCCGGAATCGCAACGGGAAGATCGGCTGGCCCATTGGGATCAGGCGCCCCACGCCCGATTCTGCCATCCCCGTGAAGAGCACCTGATGCCGCTGCACGTGTGTTACGGGCTGGCCGGCAAGGCCAGCGATGAGCACCTATCGGCACAGATTCTTGGGAAGATGTCGGGGATGTATTACTGGCAGGTGGGCGGCCGGAACTGA